GAGAGGCAGTGCTAAACGTAATTGGCGGTCCGATCGATTTTTCCCTTCGTCTCGCACCGAGACACGATCGCCCCGTGGACGATCCTCGCGGACTCCCTCCCCCCGCGACTAATTCCACCAACTTGAAGGCATCCGCGAGCCCAGCCAATCTTCCACGAGGAGGGTTATCCAGCCACGCGCGGCGCGCATACGATCGTCGGTCAGGGTGCTGGGGTACACGCGTCGAGGGCCGAGCCACCCAAGGAACCACCCGGGGAACGGTATGGTTTGATTCTACGGAAAAACACACGCTAAAAAACACGATGGACCGATGGACTATTGTGCTGCACGGCGTAACACGTCCGAGGggcgggggggagggggagacgAGGAGCGGGATGACGACATCAAAACATGGCGAACATGGCGTCATGTGTCTCTTCCATCTGCCGTGCGCGCTCGCGCGGCAGCACATCCGGTGCGGTGTGTCCGGTGTTCCGGAGCATTGTTATTCGCGTAGAGTCTACGCgtgcttttttcttttttttctctttcccccccccccccccctttttttctACCGATCTCATCTTCTCCCACGCGAGCAcgcgtattatttttctcgagcaaataaattttatttctctttcttcgcgcgttgaatttttttttccctctccAGCgaattatcgatatatatcttttgattgcgcgaataaaaatgtttctgctCGCGTTACCTTTCCTTCTGTCAATTATATTACGAAATTACGTCGatagaatcatttttttctctcctctcttacgcaattatatttttccggTGGATTAATGATCATTGGATCGTAAACCTGATGACACCACGATGCGTTTTCATTGGTGCTAAATTACATGCGGCTAATAAATTACTAAAGGTGAATATGCATTGGGCGACATACACGTTTTACGAACGGCGAATAGAAAATTTCCGCGAAGAAATGCAGGTTAGTTTCAGTTTTGACAGCCGATCGTGTGACactgtatttatttgtattttccgCTGTCAAAACTCTCGTATGATAAAATGCTTGATTATTATGAAATCGCGCACACATCTCATTTCAAATACCAGAAgtgaattaataaacaaagaaaataccTAATGCTTTGGTGAAGTGATTTTCCCCCAATTTGGCAACCCTGAGTTCGGTTACTATTCATCATTACAGGTTATTACTAAACGTCGTTCAACATTTTGcaatgtgtttttaaatatctttatctcGTAATCaccttgtaaatatatatacttcgcAGTTAGtctaattagataatatataaacgtgGTCATGGCGGAAAAATGGGAGCTGGATCATCGGGATAAAAAGAGAATCAGGGAAGTGAAAAGGAAGGCTCGACCAGGTAAAGAAAATGGAACTTTTGATTTATAACCTACATCATAAAATTGGCAAAATCGTACGTCAATATTCTTTTGGCTTTTTTCGTCTCTTTTCATTTATCTATTACAAGGCTTTCAAATGTCCAAGCTTTCTTTTttgatgtataaataaaaaaaaaatttatatatcattcgCTGATTCTCTCCTGTACGATCGACCCCGAGGAAGCACTAGAAAGATCTATCGAGTATTACTCCTCCCTTCCCCTTCTTCTCCAAACTCCAAAGACCTTGGATGACGATGATGTAATTCGATTTCCCGATAGTcttgatttttatcattttcaatcattcgctaatttaatttgatatatgatCCGCGTTGAGTATTTGTTGacgttaatattattgtaacatTATACAATTCAAAACGAAgctaaataaagtttaaaatgacAATCACGAGAGCTGAGGAGActtaattgttgaaaattcatttatatatatttttagagctTGCTGATAAAAATGCATGGACCCAGCACAATTATTgtaagaattttcaaaaattttggGAGTTTGAGGACAATGCCGAACGAATTAATGAATCCGACGTGGCTACGGAAGATTTCGTAGAAAAGTATGAGAAACCTTACAAACCTGTGATAATACGAGGTGTTCAAAATGGCTGGAGAGCCCAGCACAAGTGGAATATAGAGGTTTGTTTTCTTATCGCTTGtcagattttaatatatataattggtaCATTTAAATATGTCCAGTGTATCTATATTGTATAAtctgtatatttaatgatcTGCAACTTGATTTAATTCTCTTTGTTCTTTGCAAATATGATTGTACAAttgtttctttgaaaattgattgataatacaaattattaatttctaaattctatTCTCTTGTGTGATTCTAGAAGttagcaaaaaaatatcgGAATCAAAAATTTAAGTGTGGAGAGGACAATGAGGGATACAGTGTAAAAATGAAGATGAAGTATTATGTtcgttatatgtttaataacgAAGACGATTCTCCcttatacatttttgataGTTCATTCGGTGAACATCCAAGACGAAAAAGATTGTtagaagattatataattcctAAATATTTCCGCGATGATCTTTTTCATTATGCTGGAGAACACCGAAGGCCGCCGTACCGTTGGTTTGTTATGGGCCCAGCAAGATCTGGTGAGTTTCAAACCAATATgctatataattactatagtATAATCTTTTTGccttattaagatatttatatattatataatattgatactaATAtggtaatattgtataatttgtattaatataataatattatattacattatataataatattaatatatataatacataatatttcttaataataatatgcataatatttttctcaacttTATACTGTACAACAAACGCTAAATCAGAAATCATTATAATTCGTTACATGTTTCAATAAAAAGCCACATAATACTGTGTTTTATAATGCTATTATACACATTTAGTAAGATTAtaagattgaaattaatacaatgcttgtatattacatttaattgtaataacataatttataacagGTACAGGAATACATATAGATCCATTAGGTACCAGTGCATGGAATGCATTAATTTCTGGTCACAAACGTTGGTGTTTATTTCCTACGCATACCCCACGCGAACTTTTAAAAGTAACTGCAGCAGAAGGTGGCAAGCAAAGAGATGAGGCTATTACTTGGTTTTCTATTGTATATCCCCGCACAAAGCTACCTACGTGGCCAAAAGATTGCCGCCCTATAGAAATTCTACAAATTCCTGGCGAGACCGTTTTTATTCCTGGTGGTTGGTGGCATATTGTCTTAAATCTTGATGAAACTATAGCAGTGACACAGAATTTCTGTTCACGCACCAACTTTCCAGTAGTTTGGCATAAAACGGTAAGAATTCGATGCAAAACGTAACATCTTATCTgtgataatgttaaaatattgtgaaaagaGTTGCATTGCAAGAGTATTTAGAATCATGCTTGTAACGAAAAAGTAATTTAgcacttaatattattaaataggtACGAGGGAGACCGAAATTATCGCAGAAATGGTTACAAGTACTCTATGATAAAGAACCTGAATTGGCAACACTAGCGGAAAGCATAGATGTAAAAACGGATACTGGTGTTGCCAGTGATTCCTCGAGCGGTTCTTCGAGTAGTTCATCGAGTAGTACTAGCAGTAGTCAATCCGAGGATAGCGAGGACGATAGTGGTCAAGAATCACTTACCGcgcataaaaagaaaaagaggtaTATAGCAAAGACcgttctattaattaattaaaattttataatttacaatgtgcttttttttctttttcttgtatacaattgatttatttttttcgtagcAATTATGAGCATATAACGTTAAgaggtaatttttaaaattttcgcatattctaaaattttcgtgttctaaaatttttacagaagaaaattgaataacaGCCAACCCTGACAATATCCAGTATTTGGAACCTACAGAGACCTCAGACTGTACAGTATTAACCGACAATTATTGTTTGTACTaagaatgaatattataatattatgattacAATCATATCTTTatgttcataataaaataaatattagataacatataatattttttttttttccttcagataatattttatctaggTCTTTTTAGCATTTAGGCTTATGATAATGCACATAattcctattttattttgaattttcttaacattataattcaattaattttgttcgatataacatattatcctatattttttattatcacacacattacttaatatttattaaaagtatgcAACAGAGTCAAAGAGTATAAAAAAGTCATTTGGAGAATATATTCtcaataatactaaaaaacaatataatagcaatgtataaaaaatataaactaaatataactGATATCAAGTGCATTATCATTTAAGCTgtataattgcaaattaaatacaatatttagtaGTACGATGCGTATTAGCTTTTCAATGAGTTGCTCCTGTGGAAGGTCCTTGTGTCTCGTTTACAGTAATTCCACAATTTCACAGTTCCATCACTTCGTATCGACACGATGACCATGCAAAGCACCAAAGTGGAGTAAACAACATAGAAGCaagtaataacatatataaattaaacattcatACACATTAGACTCTAATAGATTTACACAAAATTGATTATTGagtcttttatcattttgacTCAATtagcaagaataattttatattgtcttttatcataaaaagatGTATCTACAAAGTTAGGCAAACAAACGATCtcgtatacatatttaaatttgattctcTTCAAAGAAGAGTTTAATTTTTAGGTTTTTtggcaattatttaattattatatttggcaattagtatatgtagatataaagcacaaataaaaatatagacttTAAGTTTAGAATAAATGCTCTAccgcatttttatttgattttaaaacattttcataaatataatactgtgTAAAACTCTCCAATGTATGATTTTAACATTTGATGAATGGTATAGGCATAATGAATATGGCCCTACTGCCACATATTTACACAAAGAATACATTATTACGTTAACTTTGTTAAATAAACATGcgcattattgtaaaaaaaaaagaaaaaagaaatacaagcTAAATGCACAACACATTAATGTACAagcaaaaagcaaataaagtTAAAGGGAAACTGTGGAGATAGACATCGATAATGAGGAATCGGGTATACGCCACAGCTTCACCTCTCCAGAGCTGAAATCAACATCCGAGACCGTTATTTCACCTGAAATATCGTAGCGTGGTCCATAGACCCAAGTATCTAATTCAATCATGTATATTAATCTCATAATTAATCTGCGAACAGCTGCCAACTGTTTTAGATACGGCCGAGTATATAAAAGTGATATTCTTTTACTTACTTGCTTGCTGTAAATATATGCTGTTGATTGGTTGCGACAGCATTAATAGCAGAAGTGTGTGCCCGAACTTCCCCGATAGGCGTGCATTCTCCCGAGTGATCCTTGGGTACAGACCATGCCTTGAGTATACCACCTCGACATCCGGAAATCATTACGGAGCCGTTATTTATCGTGCACAATCCCAAGATCCAATCTTTATGGGCGTTATTAAGGGACTGAACTAACTCCATTTTACTCAGGTCCCATCGTTTTATGCACATATCTCTAGAGcctgaaaaataattcagaTGAAACGGTTTTGTACATTGATTAAAAGCTGATAACCGAGACAAGAATGTTACCAGAAAATAGCGTGGAACCGATCGTAGATAAACACTGAACTCCATCGTAATGTGGTGGCGCTAAGCTAATGGACGAGCCGGACATATTCGGTTCGGCGAGAGATATCAGATGATCCTTACTACCCGCTATCACTCTGCCATCCTCGGCGACAGCCAAGCACATAACGGCCGCTGTGTGCGGCGTGTTTAATCTAGCAGTATACGTCAATTTACGAAGATCCCATATTCTGACTTTGTCGCTGGATGCTGTATACAATTCCTGCTCGTCCAAACTGAGCGCCAGATCGTTGATCGTCGTTTCTCCTACGGGAACCTGTAGTATCCTGGACGGAGTCGACAATGCGATCGGGCCAGTCTGGGTCTGACCCGAGGAGAACAATGTCTTTACGCAGCTACCGGCTCTTAAATCCCAAACTTTAACGTACGCTGCGGACACGCTGAATAGAAGCCGATGTATAGCGGAATATTTCACAGCGACCACATTATTGGGATGCCCGCTTAGAGTCTGACTCTCGATTCCTGTTTCTAAATCCCATACCTTCACAGTGCGATCTGAAAATTCATGGGATAACAATTTAACTGTTATATAGAGCACgcaattattaagtaaaaatttttaatatcatattcaCGTACCTTTCGAGCCGCTGAAGAGTAAATCAGAAGTCACGCATATAGTTAGGACAGCTTTGCTGTGGCCTTCCGCTACGTGAGAACATTGCAAAATAGCTCGCGGTTGTACCTGGTAAAagaatcatattaaaaaaaactttacgtCAGAGCAGAGAGTTAGAAAGATATCGTTATGCCCTTTTTACCTTGCCCTGATACTGCGAGATGATTCCTTTCATCGGTTGCGGCTCAGACGCGATCTGTTGCCTGCTTGCAGTTAGCCTCGAGAATACGTTTTCTTCGCGACTATTGAATCGTCTGTACGTAGTCGGAGATCCAGGAGGCGAAGACACATCCGTAAGCGCTACCTGTTCCCTGAGTAGGTGTGTTTGTTATGTTAGCGTGTTAGTCAGCCGGGATATAAGGCTACTAAGTTaagctaatataataatcatacacACTTTGAAGAATGATATGAAAACATGCATATGCGAAAAAGAGGGGCAATAAAGTATCATATTAATCAAGCTTTTTCATGAAAGTTTAAATAGCACAAGGATAGTGTGTATAATCAAGCTCAATTATTAGTTGCAGCCATTATCGAATGCAAATTTCATACTACAAATAAGAAACAAGTACATCATCGCGTCAAAAGGAGATTTTTTTGGCAGCTATTGTATTTGCACTTCTTATTTCAACgcttgttatttatttctttctttattttatattacagagAGAAAATAACTCTTACATCTATATACATGTTGAAAgtatgaatattttgtataaattaattctatataatcttttctCGTTGATACGTTAATATAGAGTCAACTAGATGAAGCGTTATATCGTGTTGTCagattttttgtcaaaatatatatagatataattgtatatataaaataatatatacacatctatttatttttaaatatatgtaaatatattaaaaatgctgtTTGTGTGTGAAAGCAAGATGTACGAAAATAAGATTTAGCTTTTTCATCTTTACACTATGTTATATtggatatataatgtaaaaaaacttattattattatttattttacaatatatatatatatataaatatatatatatatatatatatatatatatatatatataatgcttaaaaatattttattgaacatCTTATTTGGTAAGTTCGAAAATATTTGGTACCCATTGGAAAGCAATATAACAGATCCTTTCCGTGCAATATAATTGCATTGTTTGTTGTGCAACAACAAATCgatttatctcaaattaatttatttctttcataaaacCTGCAGCATTTAACATCATTTTGCGcttattttattgtgtatactttatgtatatacatgtgtgtgtgtgtatgtgcatatgcaataattattggatATTATGTTTAGGCACGAAATACTTGTACTTGATTCCTGTATCTCAAACACAAAATCAATGAAATAAGGTTTCATTtcgaggaaataaaaatattcaatagtGCATGGAATAGAGCATCAAGACAAATATATGCAAGAAATACAAGAACAAGAATGTGCTGCAGGACAATCACTCACATGGAGCCTCCACCTGGATGAATCGGTCGTCGCAAAGCTCTGGGTGACGTGCTGTCACGACGACTCAAAGTTGGCGATCCACCGGTACTACCATACTGATTTCGTGTTAATACTAGTCCTCTGATGTAAAATTTAGCCAAAGGGAATGGATTACAATTAGGCAATTTTCTACACTTTCACAAATAAGGAGTTTAAATGCGATCGTATTCGGGCTACTTACTTTAGGCTACCTGGTGCACTAGGGACTCTAGTAAGAGGATGATTATAGTTCTGATTCTGATCTTCCGCTTTCGCCATATTCTCTGAACTAGCGTGTATACCGTAGAGAAGTTCTTGCGGCTGGGTTGTTCTTCTTCTGACTTTGCTATTGCGCTGTTTTTCTTCACCGACTATGATTTGGCTATAACTTTCGCTGCTGTACGCAATATAAGatgttataaagttaaaaatgatgaaatactTTCGAAAATAATCTCGAAAGTATGATATTTCGTGCTGTTTGACTTACTTGTCGGGAGAAGAGCTTCTTGAGCTAGCTGGGCTATATGTTGAGATGTTATTCTGATTATTGGTGAGAGACAAAAGATCTCGATCGCGTAAAACGTGCTCGAGTAACTGATGTTGCACGTCGCTCTCTTGTGCAACTTGATTAAGCCGTGATTCCATATCTCGCACTTCGAGCTGCTTCTGTGCAGCTATACAGCTTTGCTCTACAGTAAACGCGAGCATTCGTTGAAGTAAGTATTGTGCTTCGTCCACCGTTCGGATCGTAGAAATGAGCGCTTCGACACCGGGTTCGCCTTCTGCTTCACCGTCGCCCATTTCGACCATATCTCGTTGACATTCCGCGATACTatcctataaaatttttacaagattataGTAGCAAAGATGAGAACACTCGCATAAAAAAGATTGTTTCCAATTACCTGCAAGTAACTGATTTTACTCCGCACATTATCGATCTCTTCGTCAATATCGGTGATGTCACCTCTTGCGCTTGTAATTTGGCTTCTATGTTTCTGAAGCTTCTCCAAATCTCTTCCcaattcctctctctcttgaaGTAATCTTTCCATTTCTCTCTCCGTTTCTGCGGCAGCTTGTTTCGCCAATGCTTGCTTGGTGATTGTTCTCTCGAATGTTTGCCACCTTTGCTTCAACGCTTTAGGATTAAGCTGTTTGACTGGTGTACGACCGGCAGCCTTTTGACTTAATCCTCGATCCCGTTTTCGTAGCGCCGTTACTTCCTCTTGTTTACGTCTAAGTACAACTTCCTTCATTCTCTTGTCTGCTTCCAGCGTTCTAATTACATTCGCATGCCTACGACTCTCCTTACGTAATTGTGCTATTTCTCTATTGCGTCTCAGCTCGTTTTCTTTGTGTCGTTGCGCCTCTTCTCGCATTTTATTCAAAAGCTTTACCTTCGCCCGTTTCATTTCCGAAAGTTCGTTTCTCAGACCTCTCAATCGATTTTCACTCTGCGACTGATTCTTCAGTAATCTCGCATGTTCTTTTTTAGCAGATTGAAGAAGTCGCATTTCCTTCTGCATGTTAGCGAGTTTTTTCTCGTATTCATCGCGTAATTTTTTCACCTTCTCGGTAGGCGGTGCGGGTTGCTGTTGCAAAGACTGCAATACTTTATCCCTTTCTTcttgtgtatttttaatacgaGTTTGCAGTTGAGCCAATTTATCCTCATAATGCTGCTTCATAGTTTGCAAACGTCTCTGGGAGAGCTCAAGCTCTTGTATCAGACGCTGCTTGACATCGATGTCGGATGTTAACGCCTCTAACTCACGACCCATAGCCGCTtcttcttcgtcttcttctgtaaaattaatgtataatgtaataaaaataacttgtgGACGAGATCGTGTTccttaatgataaatattgctattatgtttattaactGTTATACAGCTACTATAAAcataacacatataaaaaaaatttaacattctgCATTTAAACATGCCTTTGCGATCCGAATCATCGTCGGAATCATCCTCGCTTACAGAGTCCTGTGCATTCTCCGCATAGTCGATTTCTCCTTCATCTACCGACTTGGCAGTAATGCTACTGTGACTGTATTGTTCCTTCAAGGCCTTCAGTGTTTCCATTTCTTTTTCGACATCTTTTTTAGCATCGATTAATACAGTCACGGAATCAGAATGGAACGAACTATCTCCATATGGATTTGCCGCGCTAACctgattaatatttcattattaattattaacgtcGGTtagatcttttaatattttagtataatataatatatataagtacctgcatctgtcttttttttaattgctgaTACATAGCTTCCGCTTCCAACAGACGAGCTCTTAACTCTTCTATTTCTTGAACATAGCCTTGTACCAGACTAGTTACTTGTTCATCACCTCCACTTACTGCTACCCACTGACCTGTCGCTTTTTCCGCCAACAAAAGAACATTTTTAGCAGTCAGTGCTTCAACCGTTTCTGAAAGCGCTTTCACTCTAGTTCGCAGACTCTGTAATTCGCTATTCAACATTTGATTTTCATGCCAGGCGTCGTTAACTCCATCTTCACCAACGACTCTCTTgcctaaaagaaaaaaaaagtattattattattgcataatgTTTAGATTTTTAGATAACATTATATAGTAGCTCTTCATTAAACGTGCCTTGTCTGTATTCCATCAATTCCAATTGAAGTTGTTGAATTTCTCGTCGTAACGAAGCGATTGTTCGCGAACTCTTATCCTGATTAATAGtaactttattctttatatttcttgcaCGATTCGCATATTTTAAAGTACTTAGAGTTTCCATAAAATCTCTATCACTTGGCGATACACACGCTATCATAACGGTTTGACTATTTCCTGTAATATCAAATTGAAACATTGGAAGTTGTAATGTCTTGTCAGGCgccttatatatttaaactacaTCTTATATCTGTATTATAATCATGTCACAAACTACATTACCTCCAAGAGAATCTTGAAGTAATCTGGTTAATTTTGAGTCTCTGTATGGTATGTGTGAAgccttttttgttttatcacCGAGAGCAGAAATAACGTTACCCAACGCCAACTgtaaaaaagacaaataatgTATACGATCAAGTattgataattgatattgTTTTTCTATAAGAAAATCTATACTCTTACCAATCCACAATTTATAGAAATGCCTTCCTTTGCTCGATCGCCAGTAGCACCCGTTCTCTTTAGTCTTTCAGAACCGGCCAGATCGACAAAATGAAATTTCGCGGTTAACGTTTCAAATTCATTCGCCAGCTCGACGCCACTTGTATCGACGTCCGCGTCCGGATCCTCAACTTTGATGCATCTCTGCTGTTTGATGTATAACGTAAATATGGCGTGTGATCTCGAGGATTGCGTATTCATTTGCGTGGATCCAGTTGTGCGCGATAACGCGCCCAATCGCAGATATTCCAGCGCTTGTTCAGGGCTGGTTACAACGCGTGGTTCCACTCCGGCCAAGTGTATATTACCCGCTGTATCCTCGTGAATACGAGCACCACCTCTCGGCCCTCCCGGCTCTAATAGATCTTTCAAATCTtcgttatataattctaaGAATTGTGCTGTAACCtgataacaagaaaaaatgtatctttataaattttgctgacataaacacaatatttaatatataaatataatagtgtcattgtaattataatacaaatataagaaCGTCTCTTGAATATATACCTTGAACTCCGGAGGCATTTGTGCGCGTTCCTTCGCACGTTCTTGTTTATCCGCTATTCCATCGAAAAGGTGTCCGATGGCTCTAGGTATGATTCCGACTATATCGTCGTCGACTTCCACGTCGAAACCGGTGCCCATGGTGTAAGTTTTCCCCGAACCGGTCTGTCCGTAGGCAAAAACCGTTGCGTTATATCCATCCAATGCGCCTTCCACGAGACGATTCACGCACGTTTCGTAAATCGATCTTTGATCCGATTGAGTATCAAAAACATAATCATAAGTAAAGGCCTTGTCGGGTCCGAGGAAAACCTGCGGTTCCCCCTGAGGTACTTGAGTACAAATCCTGCACATGTCGATTACTTCGCGAGCTACTTGAGGCCTTATTCTGTAACAAACAATTAATTCTCATAGTAAAATCcttgtaaatttcaatttgtgtggcaaataaaaaaacatattcaaaaaataaattattaattaataatatataataagtaaataaataataatttgtgtggcaaacaaaaaatatattattcaatgaataaattattgattaaataatatataataaataaataataactaaattatatattatattttataataaataaattattaaaaaaaaaaaaaaacaaattgatatacatcgtaaattttttttatagtgttGAAGGTCAGTTACGCATATCTGTCATGAAAGTTGACGGAGTGTGTGTTTCTTAAGGCACATGGTAATTAAATCCCACGCATTCGTATCGTAAAAGGAGATGTTTGGAGATCGGTATTCGCGATCGGCCAGATGCTGCGCGCAGGATATCGAGTTCGTTCGATATTACAGTTTCTCATTGCGTGATGTAAATTTGCGCAAGGAAAATTCTCCTCCCGTCAGTGACAcgtacgaaaaaatattttcgatactcggaataaattattacgtgATCGTATGATTATAACACGCGacagtgagagagagagagagagagagagagacttttTCCCTCCAGCCATATCCTTGACGTTAATATGTTTCGACATAAAAGATTGTTGTGCGCGATGACACGGAaggatgaaaaatatgtaaaaaaaaaaaaaaaaatagtgcattataaaacaaaactcgacttctttaaattattcctGTGATTTGGGGGGAAAAAAACGCGTGCTTTCGAATCGCGCGAGATGAATCTCGAACAGTTCCCTCGTTCAAACACGACTCCTAATAAACGTCATCGGCTCTCTTGGTCGATGATGGACCGAATTATACGAGAAGCCCAACACTCTGCTCCCTCTttcaaaatgtacatatacttgtatatttaCTTACCGTACGGCAACGCGTACGCTCGAATCATCCGCCATCTCGTTACGTATAGTTATCAGTAGACTTATTGCAGGAATCGAGAAGACAGCTCTGGTATTAGGCTAGAATTAGGTCAGAACTATACCGCACTCAAGGCAAACGGTTAATTGAAGGCAAGCGGTTACTGCTCTCCGTTGCTATATGAAAATGCCCACGATGCTGTGGCTGCGCACGCGTTGCTAAACGCAGCGACCGTGAAAGACTCGACATTCCTCACGGTTATGCGAAAGAACGTCAAGCATCGCGAGATACGTTCGTGACGAGGCGATCCATtgtaaacacacacacatacatatatatatacacacacgtacgGAATACACCTAACGATCAGTTGCGGGATAATAGCGTGGGAGCTTCGAGAGCCGCCTCTTAATCACCTGTCACGGTGTATTGTCATTTCCATAGAATGCGGAGAAATTTTATCGAGAAAAGCTATATATCGCGCATGTTGAGGGAAGTAATCAGACATACGACATAGCATGGTTACAAGCACGAATAAAATAGATGCATTGAGGAACGACATCGGGATAGATTTATGCGCGACATCGTCCTCGACGATGTTATCAATATAGTTCGGAGATAATTGGAGAGTGCTAACGTTATCAACCGTTTAATTGCACTGtcggtaataaaataatttttgtttgtgtTTATTATCCTTGGAATAGCTACATAGAAAattgcacattttttatataata
This sequence is a window from Anoplolepis gracilipes chromosome 10, ASM4749672v1, whole genome shotgun sequence. Protein-coding genes within it:
- the Klp31e gene encoding kinesin-like protein KIF21A isoform X2, translating into MADDSSVRVAVRIRPQVAREVIDMCRICTQVPQGEPQVFLGPDKAFTYDYVFDTQSDQRSIYETCVNRLVEGALDGYNATVFAYGQTGSGKTYTMGTGFDVEVDDDIVGIIPRAIGHLFDGIADKQERAKERAQMPPEFKVTAQFLELYNEDLKDLLEPGGPRGGARIHEDTAGNIHLAGVEPRVVTSPEQALEYLRLGALSRTTGSTQMNTQSSRSHAIFTLYIKQQRCIKVEDPDADVDTSGVELANEFETLTAKFHFVDLAGSERLKRTGATGDRAKEGISINCGLLALGNVISALGDKTKKASHIPYRDSKLTRLLQDSLGGNSQTVMIACVSPSDRDFMETLSTLKYANRARNIKNKVTINQDKSSRTIASLRREIQQLQLELMEYRQGKRVVGEDGVNDAWHENQMLNSELQSLRTRVKALSETVEALTAKNVLLLAEKATGQWVAVSGGDEQVTSLVQGYVQEIEELRARLLEAEAMYQQLKKRQMQVSAANPYGDSSFHSDSVTVLIDAKKDVEKEMETLKALKEQYSHSSITAKSVDEGEIDYAENAQDSVSEDDSDDDSDRKEEDEEEAAMGRELEALTSDIDVKQRLIQELELSQRRLQTMKQHYEDKLAQLQTRIKNTQEERDKVLQSLQQQPAPPTEKVKKLRDEYEKKLANMQKEMRLLQSAKKEHARLLKNQSQSENRLRGLRNELSEMKRAKVKLLNKMREEAQRHKENELRRNREIAQLRKESRRHANVIRTLEADKRMKEVVLRRKQEEVTALRKRDRGLSQKAAGRTPVKQLNPKALKQRWQTFERTITKQALAKQAAAETEREMERLLQEREELGRDLEKLQKHRSQITSARGDITDIDEEIDNVRSKISYLQDSIAECQRDMVEMGDGEAEGEPGVEALISTIRTVDEAQYLLQRMLAFTVEQSCIAAQKQLEVRDMESRLNQVAQESDVQHQLLEHVLRDRDLLSLTNNQNNISTYSPASSRSSSPDNESYSQIIVGEEKQRNSKVRRRTTQPQELLYGIHASSENMAKAEDQNQNYNHPLTRVPSAPGSLKGLVLTRNQYGSTGGSPTLSRRDSTSPRALRRPIHPGGGSMEQVALTDVSSPPGSPTTYRRFNSREENVFSRLTASRQQIASEPQPMKGIISQYQGKVQPRAILQCSHVAEGHSKAVLTICVTSDLLFSGSKDRTVKVWDLETGIESQTLSGHPNNVVAVKYSAIHRLLFSVSAAYVKVWDLRAGSCVKTLFSSGQTQTGPIALSTPSRILQVPVGETTINDLALSLDEQELYTASSDKVRIWDLRKLTYTARLNTPHTAAVMCLAVAEDGRVIAGSKDHLISLAEPNMSGSSISLAPPHYDGVQCLSTIGSTLFSGSRDMCIKRWDLSKMELVQSLNNAHKDWILGLCTINNGSVMISGCRGGILKAWSVPKDHSGECTPIGEVRAHTSAINAVATNQQHIFTASNDGTVKLWNYCKRDTRTFHRSNSLKS